The genomic interval GGGTTTCACCCATTAAGGCCGCAACGGACAACCGTTGGGGGTCTTTGGTCCCCTTGGGCACAATGATACACCATCTGAAGTCCGAATCGTTTGTGAACTTTAAGGATTGTCTCTTCAATCCTCGTTGAGGGCCAGGTTGGAGTAGGCCTCCTCCAGCATCTGGCTGTAGGAGGTGGTGCCGTTACCACCGTAGAACGAGAAGCCCCCCAGGAGTTTAAGCCTGAAGGGTGTTACGCTTCCCTCTTCCACTATTTTCTCCACCTGCGTCTTGATCCGGCCGTAAAGGGTTCTGGCCCCCGAAGAGGGGGTTTCGGGGAGCATCAGCAGCACGCACCCATCATTGAGGTGGAAGCCCATGTCGGAGGTCCTGATGGTCTTCTTGACGACGCCTACGAACTTCATGTAGGCCTCCTCGGTCATGGACTTGGGAAGGGGGCCTGACGTGAGGTTCTCGAACTCCAGCTTGAGGAGGGCCATGGAGAGCCACCGGCGGTAGCGCCTTGCCCGCTCTATCTCCTCATCTCCCCTCCTTCTGGCGTAGCGGTCCGAGTAGAGCCCCGTCTTGGGGTCCACGAACTCGGAGCTGTCAGATCCGGAGGCGTCCCCCTTCGGGGCCAGGATCACCACGTCCTCCCCTTCCGTGGACTTCCTGAAGATGAGCCATCCGGTGCCGCCCAGGTCCAGCTCGTGGAGGCCTGGGTTTATGACCTCGTCCAGGGGCCTTCCTTCGATGTCCTCCTTGCCAAGTAGAAGCTTCATCTCCCGGTTGGCGGACTCCACGGCGCCATTCCTGCCCCAAAGGGCCGGCAGGGGCATCTTGGAGACCATGTCCAGGCTCTCCTCCAGCGACTTGAGCTCCGATTGTAGATCCGATATGCTTATGGGTCCCTCGTTGGGGGCCCCTTTGGGGGGGCTTTGGGGGGATCTCATGCAGCTTAGGATCCCCACCATTCCCGCGGAGGCCAGCGCCACCCCCAACCAGGACAGGACCGGGCTCGCCCCCGCGGCGGGGGAGACGAAGGCCAGAAGGAGCCCCTGGGCTGAGAGGTTGCAGAAGAACTGTCCTCCTCCGCCCATTGAGCTCATCACGTAGCACGCCGTGGCGGCGAGGTAGGACACCAGGAACACCGCCCACACGGGAAGGGGCAGGCTTTCCGAGGAACCGGACCCCATGAAGGAGATGACGACCATTATGGGGATGGATATTATGGGAGGAGCGGTTAACCACCTCAGGCCGGACACCCCCTTTTTGACTTTCCATAAGATTAAGCCATGGGGGCCGGACCTTCAAGGTTTGTTTTGTATAATTTGTTTTTAATCTTTAGGGGGTGTGTGGGTGGATAAGGACAATGGGAAGGTGACGGTGGCTCAGGCCATGGCTTTGAAGCCCCAGGATAAGTTCCAGGGGGTATACGCGGTGGCGGAGGAGCAGGTGAAGCTGGACAAGAACGGCAAGAGGTACCGGGTCCTTTTCCTTATGGACCAGACGGGGAGCATGGAGGTAAGGGCCTGGAGCAGCTGCTTGTGGGTGGACCTTCGGGAGGATCCAAGGGGCGCAGCCCTTGAGGAGGAGGACGTCCCCTCCCTTCGGGGGCTGTCGGTGGGGGTTGTGGGGGTCATGAAGGAGTATAAGAACGCCCTGCAGCCCACCGCTGACAAGGTGTACATCGTGGATCAGGAGAAGTACCCTCCTCATGGGTTCGTCCAAAGGTCCCCGTATCCACAGGAGGAGCTGGAGGAGAGGTTTGATATCTTGGTGAGGTCCTGTGGGGACGAGGTGGGGAGTTTCCTTGAGTCGGTTTTTCAAGGTCAGTTGAGGAGGGACTTCTTCTCCTTCCCCGCCGCGGTGGGGAACCACCACGCCTACGCGTCTGGGCTTCTTGAGCACACCGTGGCGGTGGCGGAGGCGGCGGCGGCCCTTTGCGGGTGCTACCGGGCGGACAGGGACGTGGTGGTGGGGGGAGCTCTGCTTCACGACATAGGGAAGCTTCGGGCCTACCGCATGAGCCCCCTGCCGGAGGCCACCCTGGAGGGTACGGTGCTGGACCACATAGCCATGGGGTACTGCATGTTCGAGGAGCTGGCGGAGAGGCATCGTCTGAGGGACGTGTTGAGGCTGCACCTGGGGCACATAATACTGAGCCACCACGGCAAGAAGGAGTTCGGTTCCCCGGTGCTTCCCTCCACCCCGGAGGCGTTGATAGTTTCCGCCGCCGACGAGCTGGACTTCCAGGTCTTCTGCTGCAGGGAGGGCATATCGGGCCTTAGGGAAGGCCAGGTGGTGTCGGACTTTCACAAGGCCCTGCAGAGGCGTGTGTGGAGCGGCGAGATTTCCGCTCCCTTTGGCGATGGAGAACAGGGATGAGAAAGTACATGGTCCCTCCGGAGGAGGAGGGAAGGAGGCTTGATAGGCTTATCCGGGACTGGTGGCCCTCGGTGGGCATGGGGCTCAGGATGGGGGCCATAAGGCGGGGTAACGTCCGGCTGGACGGCAGGAAGGTCCAGTGCTCCGAGAGGCTTGTATCCGGTCAGGAGCTTACGGTGCCCTGGGACGACGAGCCCGTGGGCCGAAGTTCCGAGGCGTCTTGCGGGGATGGGGATGTGTCCGGAGGCCTGCCATCCTGGGTTTTATACATGGACCGGGTGCTTTTGGTGGCCAACAAGCCCCCGGGCTGGATATGCCAGCCCGGGGGAAGGGGTGGCGGAAAGAGCCTGCCGGAGGAGGTCTGGCGCTTGATAGGCCGCACCGGCCCGGTACCCGCCCACAGGCTTGACGTCAACACCTCCGGGCTTGTGCTGGTGCCCCTTGCCAAGGTCTTTGCCCGGGAGCTCCACCGCATGTTCCGGGAATCCCTCATCCTTAAGGTCTACTGGGCGGTGGTGAAGGGCCGCTGCGGCGGGCCTTTGAGGATAGACGCCCCCCTTCATGACCCCCATGGGGGGCCCGTGGTGGTGTCGGGGGAGGGTAGGGATGCTTTGTCTATGGTAAGGCCTATTTGCACCTCCGGCGGGTACTCGTTGGTGGAGGTCAAACTGGTCACCGGCCGGAAGCACCAGGCCAGGGTGCATCTTGCCCACGCGGGGCTTCCCATAGTGGGGGATCCGGTCTACGGCGTGAAGCTCAAGGATGTTAAGCGCCCCATGCTTCATTGCCGGTTCATGGCCCTGCCGGAGGAAGCTTCCCTGGGGAACCTGAAGGGAGCGTCCTTCACCGCTCCGCTGATGGAGGACATGGAGAGTCTCATGAGGGCCCTGGGCCTTTGGAGTTCCTCTTCGTTGGATCGATGTGACGATTTAGCTTAAAGATGTTATTCGTATTTAGAATGTGTTCGTATTTTTTCTAAAAAATCAGTCCCGTTCGACTCTTTACGGAACAGTTAGGTTGGAATAGAATATCCCCGTGGTTTGTGAGATTAGTTCACAAACCTTTCAGGTTGGGTTCCTTCATGGCCTTAGGCCTAAAAAAACAAGGAGGGATTCGGAATGGCTGTTACAAAGAGGACTTCCAGCAACGTATTGCTCGACACGGCCCTCAAGAACTTCTACGCCGCCGCCGAGGAGATGGGGCTGGACGATGGGCTCATCGAGATACTGAGCAGGGCGGAGCGGAAGCTTTGCGTCTCCATCCCGGTCACCATGGACGACGGCACCGTCAAGGTGTTCGAGGGTTACCGGGTGCAGTACTCCACCGCCCTTGGGCCTGCCAAGGGAGGCCTTAGGTTCCATCCCGACGTGACCCTTGAGGAGTGCGAGGCTTTGGCCTGCCTCATGGCCTGGAAGTGCTCTTTGGCGGGAATCCCTTACGGCGGCGGCAAGGGCGGCGTTGCCTGCAACCCCCTGGAGCTCTCCACCGCTGAGAAGGAGCGCATCACCCGCACCTTTGCGGCCCGCATAGAGCCCCTGGTGGGGGCTTGGACCGACGTGCCCGCCCCGGACGTGAACACCGGCGGTCAGGAGATGGTGTGGCTCATGGACACCATCAGCAAGATGAGGAACCGGCTGGAGCCCGCCATCTTCACCGGCAAGCCCGTTTCCCTCTGGGGTTCCAAGGGTCGTACCCAGGCCACCGGTCGGGGCGTGGCCACCTGCGTGCGTGAGGTCCTGAAGGCCGCCGGCAGGGACGTGAAGGGCTCCACCGCCATCATCCAGGGCTTCGGCAACGTGGGCACCTACTGCGCCCTCACCCTGGTGGAGATGGGCGCCAAGGTGGTGGCCATAAGCGACATCACCGGCGGTTACTACTGCCCCGAGGGTATCGACGTCCAGAAGGCCTTCGACCACGTGACCAACCACCCCAAGCACCTGCTTGAGGGTTACGACCAGCCGGGGCTTCAGAAGATGCCCGGCGAGGACATCCTCTACCTCAACGCCGACGTGCTCTGCCCCTGCGCCCTTGAGGGCGCCATCCACGGCGACAACGCCCACAAGATCAAGGCCAAGTTCATAGTCGAGGGCGCCAACGGCCCGGTCACCCCCGAGGGGGACGCGGCGCTTCCCAAGGACGTCATCGTGGTCCCCGACTTCCTGGCCAACGCCGGCGGCGTGGTGGGCTCCTACTTCGAGTGGGTCCAGGACCTCATGGGCTTCTTCTGGACCGAGGAGGAGTACAACCAGCGGCTCCTCACCCTCATGGCGGACAACTTCTGGAGGGTGTGGAACTACAGCAAGGAGCACAACGTGCCCATGCGGAAGGGAGCCTTCATGGTGGCCATCAAGAGGGTTGCCGACGCCGTCAAGATGCGGGGGGTCTTCCTCTAAGCCTTAAAGGGGCTGGATGCCATCCAGGCGGGGGCCTTGGGGCCCCCGCCTTTTTCGTGCCGCCCGTCCTCCGCGTAGGCCGCCCGTTGTGGGCCGCCGTAGGGGATGAGAAGATGGTTAAAGACTTTTAAAAATCCCCTTCATGTACTATATTTTTAGGGTCGCCCCATGGGGTGAACTAAGAGGCCTTTACCAGAGAGCCCGTTTGCTGAGCAAGAGAGAGCCAGGCCAAGATCAGGAGGGATGATCTCACATGAGCGCTATCATAACCAACGTCAGGGCATTGGAGATACTTGACTCCCGGGGCAACCCAACCGTGAGGGTCAAGCTGGAGCTGGAGTGCGGCATAAGGGTGGACGCGTCGGTGCCTTCCGGGGCCTCTACTGGGGAGAACGAGGCGGTGGAGCTTCGGGACGGGGACAAGGGCCGCTACGGCGGCAAGGGGGTTCTACAGGCGGTTCAGAACGTCAACGAAGTGATAGCCCCCGCGGTGATAGGCATGGACTGCCGGGAGCAGACCGCCATCGACCGGGCCATGATAGAGCTGGACGGCACCCCCAACAAAGGCAAGCTGGGCGCCAACGCCATCCTTGGGGTCTCCATGGCCGCCGCCAAGGCGGCGGCGGAGTACTGCGACCTTCCGCTTTACGCTTACCTCGGTGGTCCCGCCGCCAGGACCCTGCCGGTGCCCATGATGAACATCCTCAACGGTGGCAAGCACGCGGAGAACAGCGTGGACTTCCAGGAGTTCATGGTGTTCCCATTGGGGGCCCCCTCCTTCCGGGAGGCCTTGAGGATGGGAGCTGAGACCTTCCACGCCCTTAAGGGCATCCTCAAGAAGAAGGGCTATGCGGTGGGGGTTGGCGACGAGGGCGGTTTCGCTCCGGACCTCAAGAGCAACGAGGAGGCCTGCGACGTGATCGTGGAGGCCATAAAGGCCGCGGGCTACGAGCCTGGTAAGGACATATTCCTCGCCCTGGACCCCGCGGCCAGCAGCTTCTTCGAGGACGGCTCCTACAACCTGGCCAAGTCCGGTCAGGGGCGTAAGAGCACCGACGAGATGATAGACCTTTTCCACCGGTGGTGCTCCGCCTACCCCATAGCCTCCATAGAGGACGGGCTCAACGAGAACGACTGGGACGGCTTTGCAAAGATGACCGCCAAGATG from Thermanaerothrix sp. carries:
- a CDS encoding HD domain-containing protein yields the protein MDKDNGKVTVAQAMALKPQDKFQGVYAVAEEQVKLDKNGKRYRVLFLMDQTGSMEVRAWSSCLWVDLREDPRGAALEEEDVPSLRGLSVGVVGVMKEYKNALQPTADKVYIVDQEKYPPHGFVQRSPYPQEELEERFDILVRSCGDEVGSFLESVFQGQLRRDFFSFPAAVGNHHAYASGLLEHTVAVAEAAAALCGCYRADRDVVVGGALLHDIGKLRAYRMSPLPEATLEGTVLDHIAMGYCMFEELAERHRLRDVLRLHLGHIILSHHGKKEFGSPVLPSTPEALIVSAADELDFQVFCCREGISGLREGQVVSDFHKALQRRVWSGEISAPFGDGEQG
- a CDS encoding RluA family pseudouridine synthase; this translates as MRKYMVPPEEEGRRLDRLIRDWWPSVGMGLRMGAIRRGNVRLDGRKVQCSERLVSGQELTVPWDDEPVGRSSEASCGDGDVSGGLPSWVLYMDRVLLVANKPPGWICQPGGRGGGKSLPEEVWRLIGRTGPVPAHRLDVNTSGLVLVPLAKVFARELHRMFRESLILKVYWAVVKGRCGGPLRIDAPLHDPHGGPVVVSGEGRDALSMVRPICTSGGYSLVEVKLVTGRKHQARVHLAHAGLPIVGDPVYGVKLKDVKRPMLHCRFMALPEEASLGNLKGASFTAPLMEDMESLMRALGLWSSSSLDRCDDLA
- a CDS encoding Glu/Leu/Phe/Val dehydrogenase; translation: MAVTKRTSSNVLLDTALKNFYAAAEEMGLDDGLIEILSRAERKLCVSIPVTMDDGTVKVFEGYRVQYSTALGPAKGGLRFHPDVTLEECEALACLMAWKCSLAGIPYGGGKGGVACNPLELSTAEKERITRTFAARIEPLVGAWTDVPAPDVNTGGQEMVWLMDTISKMRNRLEPAIFTGKPVSLWGSKGRTQATGRGVATCVREVLKAAGRDVKGSTAIIQGFGNVGTYCALTLVEMGAKVVAISDITGGYYCPEGIDVQKAFDHVTNHPKHLLEGYDQPGLQKMPGEDILYLNADVLCPCALEGAIHGDNAHKIKAKFIVEGANGPVTPEGDAALPKDVIVVPDFLANAGGVVGSYFEWVQDLMGFFWTEEEYNQRLLTLMADNFWRVWNYSKEHNVPMRKGAFMVAIKRVADAVKMRGVFL
- the eno gene encoding phosphopyruvate hydratase; amino-acid sequence: MSAIITNVRALEILDSRGNPTVRVKLELECGIRVDASVPSGASTGENEAVELRDGDKGRYGGKGVLQAVQNVNEVIAPAVIGMDCREQTAIDRAMIELDGTPNKGKLGANAILGVSMAAAKAAAEYCDLPLYAYLGGPAARTLPVPMMNILNGGKHAENSVDFQEFMVFPLGAPSFREALRMGAETFHALKGILKKKGYAVGVGDEGGFAPDLKSNEEACDVIVEAIKAAGYEPGKDIFLALDPAASSFFEDGSYNLAKSGQGRKSTDEMIDLFHRWCSAYPIASIEDGLNENDWDGFAKMTAKMGDRVQIVGDDLFVTNPDFVRRGIKAKAANAVLIKLNQIGTVTETIETIELCRRAGWGYVISHRSGETEDTFMADFAVAMGGGQIKTGSACRSERIAKYNRLLEIEEELGGASRFGRIS